One region of Niallia sp. Man26 genomic DNA includes:
- a CDS encoding C39 family peptidase, translating to MRIFRLLSLLVFITCFQQSQIGMEFALSQKTHAASTQKRSIMLNVPLIKQNPELKYGCEVTSLAMVLQYAGVKVTKMDLYKKVSKDTDPLVKKRGDIISWGDPAVGFVGDMTGKTSGYAVFDQPIEDLVNNYLPERAVNLTNLSFSAVEKHVSDGYPVVVWTTGDYRLPDRWESWQHNGRTIKTPLDLHAVVLVGYDDKYVYLNDPLSGRKKVKVSKSRFIESWAALKHRAVSYR from the coding sequence ATGCGTATATTTAGACTTTTATCTCTGTTGGTGTTTATCACTTGCTTCCAACAATCACAAATAGGAATGGAATTTGCCTTAAGTCAAAAAACACACGCTGCCTCCACGCAGAAAAGGTCCATCATGCTTAATGTGCCGCTGATCAAGCAAAACCCTGAGCTTAAATATGGGTGTGAAGTCACAAGTCTTGCTATGGTACTGCAATATGCTGGGGTGAAAGTAACGAAAATGGATTTATATAAAAAGGTATCTAAGGATACTGACCCTCTTGTTAAAAAACGAGGGGACATCATAAGCTGGGGTGACCCGGCTGTAGGGTTTGTAGGAGATATGACAGGCAAAACGAGCGGCTACGCTGTGTTTGACCAGCCAATAGAAGATTTAGTAAATAATTATTTGCCTGAAAGGGCCGTTAATTTAACTAACCTTTCTTTTTCCGCTGTTGAAAAGCATGTTTCTGACGGATACCCCGTTGTAGTATGGACTACTGGAGACTACCGACTACCAGACAGATGGGAATCATGGCAGCATAATGGCAGAACAATCAAAACACCGCTTGATTTGCACGCTGTTGTCCTCGTTGGGTATGATGATAAATATGTTTATTTAAACGATCCACTGTCAGGAAGAAAAAAAGTAAAAGTAAGCAAGTCACGATTTATTGAATCTTGGGCAGCATTAAAGCATAGAGCTGTCAGCTATAGATAA
- a CDS encoding glutaredoxin domain-containing protein: MKKITMYTQPDCPPCEYAKTFLREKGFELDLRDIQKDAKARKELVQKYQCFSTPTFVIGETVIAGFDHDKLQEVLKF; the protein is encoded by the coding sequence TTGAAAAAAATAACGATGTATACACAGCCTGATTGCCCGCCTTGTGAATATGCGAAGACGTTTTTACGGGAAAAGGGATTTGAACTGGATTTGAGGGATATTCAGAAAGATGCCAAAGCTAGAAAAGAGCTTGTGCAAAAATATCAATGCTTTTCTACTCCTACTTTTGTAATCGGTGAAACAGTTATTGCCGGTTTTGACCATGACAAGCTGCAAGAGGTTCTTAAATTTTAA
- a CDS encoding peroxiredoxin, with amino-acid sequence MPERMVGKQAPKFEMEAVLANREFGKVSLEENMKNDKWTVLFFYPMDFTFVCPTEITALSARYDEFEDLDAEVIGVSTDTIHTHLAWIKTDRKENGLGDVNFPLAADTNHVVSREYGVLIEEEGIALRGLFIISPEGELMYSVVNHNNIGRDVTETLRVLQALQTGGLCPANWKPGQATL; translated from the coding sequence ATGCCGGAACGTATGGTAGGCAAGCAAGCGCCAAAATTTGAAATGGAAGCAGTATTAGCAAATAGAGAATTTGGAAAAGTTAGTCTCGAAGAAAATATGAAAAATGACAAATGGACAGTACTGTTTTTTTATCCAATGGACTTTACCTTTGTATGTCCCACTGAAATCACTGCACTTTCTGCCCGTTATGACGAGTTTGAAGATCTTGATGCAGAAGTAATTGGTGTTTCTACAGATACAATACATACTCATTTAGCGTGGATTAAAACAGATCGTAAAGAAAATGGGCTAGGGGACGTAAACTTCCCGCTGGCAGCAGATACGAATCATGTAGTATCAAGAGAATACGGCGTTCTGATTGAAGAGGAAGGGATTGCTCTGCGCGGTTTATTCATCATCAGCCCTGAAGGGGAATTGATGTATTCAGTTGTGAATCATAATAATATCGGCCGAGATGTTACTGAAACATTGCGCGTACTCCAAGCACTGCAAACAGGCGGACTTTGCCCGGCTAATTGGAAGCCTGGCCAAGCTACTCTGTGA
- a CDS encoding YkuJ family protein: protein MSQLQGILTRLKNLQEQSTGGEPSQRFFEVNGERKCQVTFHPKTETYELEVYNDKEKPKRYQFDNIDMITIEIFDLIQ, encoded by the coding sequence ATGTCACAGCTTCAAGGCATATTAACACGTTTAAAAAATTTACAAGAACAATCAACAGGGGGAGAACCTTCCCAACGTTTTTTTGAGGTAAACGGCGAAAGAAAATGTCAAGTTACATTCCATCCTAAAACAGAAACGTATGAGTTGGAAGTATACAATGATAAAGAAAAGCCAAAAAGATATCAATTTGACAATATCGATATGATTACAATCGAAATCTTTGATCTTATTCAATAA
- the cbpB gene encoding cyclic-di-AMP-binding protein CbpB, whose product MTSIHNGEFLDITVKELMIPSERVAHVQVGNNLEHALLVLTKSGYSSIPVLDPSYKLHGLLSTPIIMDSILGLERIEFEKLESIKVETVMNTVVPRANSNTSFKDMMELLTDNPFICLEDNEGYFDGILTRRSVLKRLNTFLEI is encoded by the coding sequence ATGACCAGCATACACAACGGAGAATTTTTAGACATTACGGTGAAAGAATTAATGATTCCTTCAGAGCGTGTTGCCCATGTGCAAGTTGGTAATAATTTAGAACATGCCCTTTTAGTACTGACAAAAAGCGGCTATTCTTCCATACCGGTTTTAGATCCCTCCTACAAGCTCCATGGTTTGCTGAGTACGCCCATCATTATGGACAGCATACTCGGACTTGAGCGGATTGAATTCGAAAAGTTAGAGAGCATAAAAGTGGAAACAGTAATGAACACAGTTGTTCCTAGAGCAAATTCAAATACATCATTCAAGGATATGATGGAACTTTTAACGGATAATCCCTTCATTTGCCTGGAGGATAATGAAGGCTATTTTGATGGCATTTTGACAAGAAGGTCTGTGTTAAAAAGGCTGAATACGTTTTTGGAAATATAG
- a CDS encoding EAL-associated domain-containing protein: protein MDALDILTDLDNVIPYFQAIFSADEHTVIGYEVLGRYTGINGTESLGPFFLDESIPEEYKNEVDKVVLTKALDRAIELDDNFLLFINRDADLLMYDDGEDFLQMLMSYEEKGFDLNRIVLEISERNYTGQSEHLDHLLVYYRTFGIKIAIDKMGSESSYVDRIGELAPDILKIDLLALRSTSTSHMYQNVLYSLSMLARKIGANLLFENIEMVHQLQFAWKNGGRFYQGFYLHHPEEHFVEPTIRQAKLGAEFHEFISYEKKKLTSILQLTDKFQTKLHELLQKYRKYSSYEELLKNLSNELTDVAFRMYVCNEDGFQKSANIFYDNSNWVLQREYVNKNWSWRPYFLENIIKMQNEKKGILSDLYSDIETGGTVRTFSYPLDANEFLFIDLSYNFLDKMEVLIN, encoded by the coding sequence ATGGACGCTTTAGATATTTTGACAGATCTAGATAATGTCATCCCTTATTTCCAAGCCATTTTTAGTGCTGACGAACATACCGTTATTGGATATGAAGTATTAGGAAGATATACTGGAATAAATGGAACAGAAAGCTTAGGCCCGTTTTTTTTAGATGAGTCGATTCCAGAAGAGTATAAAAATGAAGTAGACAAAGTAGTGCTAACAAAAGCATTAGACAGAGCGATAGAGCTTGATGATAATTTCCTGCTATTTATCAATCGTGATGCAGATCTTCTTATGTATGATGACGGCGAGGATTTCTTGCAAATGCTTATGTCTTATGAAGAAAAAGGCTTTGATTTAAATCGGATTGTACTGGAGATATCGGAACGAAATTATACCGGACAATCAGAGCATCTCGATCATTTGCTTGTCTACTATCGAACATTTGGAATTAAAATCGCTATTGACAAAATGGGAAGCGAAAGCAGTTATGTTGACAGAATTGGAGAACTGGCTCCTGATATCCTGAAAATTGACCTTTTGGCTCTTCGTTCCACTTCCACTTCCCATATGTACCAGAATGTTCTCTATTCCTTATCAATGCTTGCTCGAAAAATAGGGGCGAACCTTTTGTTTGAGAATATTGAAATGGTACATCAGCTGCAATTTGCTTGGAAAAACGGCGGCAGATTTTATCAAGGCTTTTATTTGCATCATCCAGAAGAACATTTTGTGGAACCAACCATCCGGCAAGCCAAATTAGGGGCAGAGTTTCATGAATTTATCTCTTATGAAAAGAAAAAGCTGACATCAATCCTTCAATTAACAGATAAATTTCAAACGAAACTTCATGAGTTGCTGCAGAAATATCGTAAATATTCAAGCTATGAAGAACTGTTAAAGAACTTGTCTAACGAGTTGACAGATGTAGCCTTTAGAATGTATGTCTGTAATGAAGATGGATTTCAAAAATCAGCTAATATTTTTTATGATAACAGCAATTGGGTACTGCAAAGGGAGTATGTTAATAAAAACTGGAGCTGGCGCCCATATTTTCTCGAAAATATCATTAAGATGCAAAATGAAAAAAAGGGCATCTTATCGGACTTGTACAGTGATATTGAAACAGGCGGGACAGTCAGAACATTCTCCTATCCTCTTGATGCTAACGAATTTCTTTTTATTGATCTGTCCTATAACTTCCTTGATAAGATGGAAGTGCTTATTAATTAG
- a CDS encoding mechanosensitive ion channel family protein, whose amino-acid sequence MNTITDMQDYFINFNWANLLVSTGLILLKLLLIFCLYFIIKKICLLFISKLFDSYMKKHSISTGRASTLESLTKNILSYILIFILAVTVLQTFGIDATAILAGAGIVGLAVGFGAQGLVSDIVTGFFLLLEKQLDVGDSITTSTFSGTVEQVGLRTTQLRSPDGTLHFIPNREIKILSNHSRGDMQALVDVIISNDNDIPACLEILQDVCDTIRKESDVITDGPNVIGIQSFAGTSLTIRIIAKTLNNEQWGVERILRQRVQETLEEKGVKLPSPASLALENSNK is encoded by the coding sequence ATGAATACAATTACAGATATGCAAGATTATTTTATAAACTTTAATTGGGCAAATCTCCTTGTCAGCACAGGATTAATTTTACTTAAGCTGCTGCTGATATTCTGTCTCTATTTTATCATCAAAAAAATCTGCTTATTATTTATATCCAAGCTTTTTGATTCTTATATGAAGAAGCATTCCATCTCAACAGGGAGAGCTTCAACATTAGAAAGTTTAACCAAGAATATTTTGTCCTATATCCTTATTTTTATTTTGGCAGTCACTGTTCTTCAAACATTCGGGATTGATGCTACTGCTATCCTTGCTGGTGCTGGTATTGTTGGTCTTGCCGTCGGCTTTGGTGCCCAAGGACTTGTCAGTGATATTGTCACAGGTTTTTTTCTTTTATTAGAAAAACAGCTCGATGTCGGTGATTCTATTACTACAAGCACCTTCTCAGGCACTGTGGAACAAGTCGGACTAAGAACAACACAGCTCCGTTCTCCAGATGGCACCCTTCATTTCATACCTAACAGGGAAATTAAAATTTTAAGTAACCACTCTAGGGGAGATATGCAGGCACTTGTTGACGTTATTATTTCTAATGACAATGACATCCCGGCTTGTTTGGAAATACTCCAGGATGTTTGTGATACTATCCGTAAGGAAAGTGATGTAATCACAGATGGTCCGAATGTTATTGGTATTCAATCGTTTGCTGGGACAAGCTTGACTATCCGCATTATTGCCAAAACACTTAATAATGAGCAATGGGGTGTCGAAAGAATACTGCGGCAAAGAGTTCAGGAAACATTGGAGGAAAAAGGAGTTAAATTGCCATCACCGGCAAGTTTAGCTTTAGAAAACAGCAATAAGTAA
- a CDS encoding DUF3993 domain-containing protein: MKKTMLCIFLLILAFGNAQFTYAMEKDKLSERKDVLLFLEEAFHAQVHLSEKHRELSEVNALLTPYFSDDYINKFLKANLVKENGKYIIYGSDFAPYYIPYFQFSENTEIDIHSQKIYVYEYFESPDDGPLYYEDHYEGMLLEKINGQWKVSKQLSDEEITKYLSKNAKNENSEVEKVSRLNKLADLQVFAQLKVIFSLPFAQNGR; this comes from the coding sequence ATGAAGAAAACGATGCTTTGCATTTTTTTATTAATACTTGCCTTTGGAAATGCCCAATTTACCTATGCTATGGAGAAGGACAAGCTGTCTGAAAGAAAGGATGTACTCTTATTTTTAGAGGAAGCCTTTCATGCACAGGTACATTTAAGTGAAAAGCATAGAGAACTCTCTGAAGTTAACGCATTGTTAACACCATATTTTTCTGACGATTATATTAATAAGTTTCTAAAAGCAAATCTAGTCAAAGAAAACGGAAAGTATATAATCTACGGCAGTGATTTTGCACCATACTATATTCCGTACTTTCAGTTTTCAGAAAATACAGAAATAGATATTCATTCTCAAAAGATTTATGTATACGAATATTTTGAATCACCAGATGATGGCCCCCTATATTATGAGGACCACTATGAAGGAATGCTACTGGAGAAAATAAATGGTCAATGGAAAGTATCAAAGCAGCTTTCCGATGAAGAAATAACGAAGTATTTGTCAAAGAATGCGAAGAATGAAAATAGTGAAGTGGAAAAGGTGTCTAGGTTGAACAAACTTGCAGACTTACAAGTTTTCGCACAATTAAAAGTCATCTTTAGTCTTCCTTTTGCACAAAATGGACGATAA
- the dapD gene encoding 2,3,4,5-tetrahydropyridine-2,6-dicarboxylate N-acetyltransferase gives MKMMDANEIISFIANSTKSTPVKVYVKGNLSEVNFGEKIQSFISGDAGVVFGEWSDINEVIEANKGSITDFVIENDRRNSAIPLLDMKNIKARIEPGAIIRDQVEIGDNAVIMMGAVINIGASIGEGTMIDMGAILGGRATVGKNSHVGAGAVLAGVIEPPSAKPVIVEDDVLIGANAVVVEGVTVGKGAVVAAGAIVLEDVPANTLVAGAPARIIKEIDEKTKSKTEIMQELRKL, from the coding sequence ATGAAAATGATGGATGCAAATGAAATTATTTCATTTATTGCAAATAGTACAAAATCTACACCTGTAAAGGTTTATGTTAAAGGAAACTTATCTGAAGTTAACTTTGGCGAAAAGATTCAATCTTTCATCAGCGGAGATGCAGGGGTTGTATTCGGTGAGTGGTCTGATATCAATGAAGTGATTGAAGCTAACAAAGGCAGCATCACTGATTTTGTAATCGAAAACGACCGCCGCAACTCAGCGATTCCTCTATTGGACATGAAAAATATTAAAGCTCGTATTGAGCCAGGCGCAATTATTCGCGACCAAGTAGAAATCGGTGATAATGCTGTTATCATGATGGGTGCTGTAATCAATATCGGCGCAAGCATCGGTGAAGGTACAATGATCGATATGGGTGCGATTCTTGGTGGACGAGCTACTGTCGGAAAAAACAGCCACGTAGGTGCAGGCGCAGTTCTTGCTGGTGTTATTGAGCCGCCATCTGCTAAGCCGGTTATCGTTGAAGACGATGTTCTTATCGGTGCAAACGCAGTTGTAGTTGAAGGTGTTACAGTTGGAAAAGGTGCTGTCGTTGCAGCAGGAGCAATCGTTCTTGAAGACGTTCCGGCAAATACATTGGTTGCAGGAGCTCCAGCACGCATCATCAAAGAAATCGATGAGAAGACAAAATCTAAAACAGAAATTATGCAAGAGCTTCGTAAACTATAA
- a CDS encoding N-acetyldiaminopimelate deacetylase — MANTDYVQIRRELHQIPELGFQEFKTQTYLLNYIHALPSERIEIKTWKTGIFVKVKGRKSARLIGYRADIDGLPITEETGLPFSSSHEQAMHACGHDFHMTIALGVLTNIVEIPIDDDMLFIFQPAEEGPGGAEPMLKSDIMQEWMPDMIMALHVAPEYPVGTIAVKPGLLFANTSELFIDLKGKGGHAAYPHQTNDMVVAACSLVTQLQSIVARNIDPLDSAVVTIGKITGGTVQNVIAESARLEGTMRTLSAESMTKVKDRVKALVKGIEAGYECECTIDFGSGYYQVYNEEAVTKEFMDFIRQNTTIELIECKEAMTGEDFGYMLKEIPGFMFWLGVHSPYGLHHSKLNPDEDALQTAITMITSYLQFKGNNN, encoded by the coding sequence GTGGCAAATACAGACTATGTACAAATCAGAAGAGAGCTGCACCAAATCCCTGAACTTGGGTTTCAAGAATTCAAAACACAAACATATCTGTTAAATTATATTCATGCATTACCTAGCGAGCGGATTGAAATAAAGACTTGGAAAACCGGGATATTTGTAAAGGTGAAAGGCAGAAAGTCTGCAAGACTTATCGGTTATCGTGCGGACATTGACGGTTTGCCGATTACCGAAGAGACAGGCCTTCCCTTCAGCTCTAGTCATGAGCAGGCAATGCATGCATGCGGACATGATTTTCATATGACAATTGCCCTCGGTGTATTAACAAATATAGTGGAAATTCCAATTGATGATGATATGCTGTTTATTTTCCAACCGGCAGAGGAAGGGCCCGGCGGTGCTGAACCAATGCTGAAAAGTGACATCATGCAGGAATGGATGCCTGATATGATCATGGCCCTGCATGTGGCACCAGAGTATCCTGTCGGCACCATTGCAGTGAAACCTGGTCTCTTGTTTGCCAATACTTCAGAGCTTTTCATCGATCTGAAAGGTAAAGGCGGGCATGCTGCCTATCCGCATCAGACGAATGATATGGTTGTAGCGGCTTGTTCCTTAGTAACACAGCTGCAATCAATTGTAGCAAGAAATATCGATCCTCTAGACAGTGCTGTCGTCACAATCGGTAAGATTACTGGAGGCACAGTTCAGAATGTTATCGCAGAGTCAGCGCGATTAGAAGGGACGATGCGGACGCTTTCTGCTGAATCCATGACCAAGGTTAAGGATAGAGTTAAAGCGCTCGTTAAAGGAATTGAAGCAGGGTATGAATGTGAATGTACAATCGATTTTGGAAGCGGATATTATCAAGTTTATAATGAAGAAGCAGTCACGAAAGAATTTATGGACTTTATTAGACAAAACACAACGATTGAGCTGATTGAATGCAAAGAAGCAATGACAGGTGAAGACTTCGGTTATATGCTGAAGGAAATCCCTGGTTTTATGTTTTGGCTTGGTGTCCATTCTCCATATGGTCTTCATCACAGCAAACTGAACCCAGACGAAGATGCATTGCAAACTGCTATTACTATGATTACTTCCTACTTACAGTTTAAAGGCAATAACAACTGA
- a CDS encoding TlpA disulfide reductase family protein: protein MKLREQMPELTGATAWLNKEQSKADLIGDKPTLIHFWSVSCYLCKEIMSQFNAFRDEYSEKLHFIAVHIPRVEQDLNMDTIKATAEEYGITQPIFIDNEHKLADAFENEYVPSYYVFDLTGELRHFQAGGSGMKMLEKRVNRVLDEPIKKGD, encoded by the coding sequence ATGAAACTACGAGAGCAGATGCCTGAATTAACAGGTGCCACAGCATGGCTGAACAAAGAACAATCAAAAGCCGATTTGATTGGTGACAAACCAACTTTGATTCATTTTTGGTCTGTAAGCTGCTACTTATGTAAAGAAATAATGTCCCAATTCAATGCGTTTAGGGACGAATACAGTGAAAAGCTTCATTTTATCGCCGTGCACATACCAAGGGTAGAGCAGGATTTAAATATGGATACAATCAAAGCAACAGCTGAAGAATATGGCATAACACAGCCAATTTTTATAGATAATGAGCATAAACTTGCTGATGCCTTCGAAAATGAGTATGTCCCTTCCTATTATGTATTTGATCTGACCGGTGAATTGAGACATTTCCAGGCTGGCGGAAGCGGTATGAAAATGCTGGAGAAACGTGTGAATAGAGTGCTTGATGAGCCGATTAAGAAGGGTGATTAA
- a CDS encoding LysR family transcriptional regulator: MSTISELQLLKVLAQEMNMRKAAEKLFVSQPALSQRLQNIEKEWGAKLFIRSQKGLSLTAAGELVAQFAIETINKEDSVKESIHALKGEVHGTLSIAAASIVGQNWLPGVLKEFIKTYPQAKVSLITGWSSEILKSMTDGSIHLGIIRGSADWKGAKKHLFDDPLYLVDSQISSLDQLMDTDRPFIQFKSDSSYYEEIQEWWHRQFPAPPKNTIYVDQIETCKQLTFNGIGYSILPAIALKEANQNLFQVPLLDEKNQPIFRSTWLIGYEAAFQLKQVQAFFEIIEEYVAGEKRAIREGNIHPQ, from the coding sequence ATGTCAACAATATCTGAGCTGCAACTATTAAAGGTCCTTGCCCAAGAGATGAATATGAGAAAAGCTGCAGAAAAGCTGTTTGTGTCTCAGCCTGCCCTTTCACAGCGGCTGCAAAATATTGAGAAAGAATGGGGCGCCAAATTGTTTATCCGATCCCAAAAAGGGCTTTCTTTAACGGCAGCAGGAGAACTTGTTGCGCAGTTTGCAATAGAAACAATAAACAAGGAAGATAGTGTAAAAGAGTCCATCCATGCGTTAAAGGGAGAAGTTCATGGAACTTTAAGTATTGCAGCCGCCAGCATTGTCGGACAGAACTGGCTGCCTGGAGTGCTGAAGGAGTTTATTAAGACATATCCCCAAGCTAAAGTATCATTGATCACTGGCTGGAGCAGCGAGATTTTAAAATCGATGACTGACGGCAGCATTCATCTTGGCATTATCCGGGGAAGTGCTGATTGGAAAGGGGCCAAAAAGCATTTGTTTGACGATCCCCTATATTTGGTTGACAGCCAAATTTCCAGTTTGGATCAGCTGATGGATACTGACAGGCCGTTTATTCAATTTAAAAGCGATTCGAGCTATTATGAGGAAATCCAGGAATGGTGGCACAGACAGTTTCCTGCGCCTCCCAAAAATACAATTTATGTCGATCAAATCGAAACATGCAAGCAATTGACCTTTAACGGAATAGGCTACAGCATACTTCCAGCCATCGCTCTTAAAGAGGCGAATCAAAACCTCTTTCAAGTGCCTTTGCTCGATGAAAAAAATCAACCGATTTTCCGAAGCACGTGGCTGATTGGCTATGAGGCGGCGTTTCAATTAAAGCAAGTGCAGGCATTTTTTGAAATTATTGAAGAGTATGTAGCTGGAGAAAAGCGGGCGATAAGAGAAGGAAATATTCACCCGCAGTGA
- a CDS encoding ABC transporter ATP-binding protein — protein METFQKLKSYYLPFKKYFMVSICFLIVVTGITVVYPIILQITIDEVVLQGKYDWIPYLSIGFIGVMIIKGIATYIYQYTGDMFGISSVYLLRNGLYKKLQYLPFSYYDNAKTGDLMSRLTADVEGFRFFLSAGFSELIRFILLIAVSFTVMLNYSVSLTFVTLVTLPFLAVVTYKFDKAVHPAFRGIRKSFGVLNTKVQENISGINTVKSLSREDFEVGKFNRANGDYKDQYLFTSSIWSKYFPLMEFLGNASIVLLISYGGYLVIENKLQPGELVAFYSLLGYIMWPIMNLGFVVNQFSQAKASGERLLEILEKDFIIEDKQDAKYAQKLVGEVEFRNVSLKYATKEGFALQDISFYAQPGKTIGLIGGTGSGKTSITQLLTRFYEATEGVVLVDGHHVEEYEIESLRGNIGLVSQESFLFSSSIKSNIAYGKPESTMEEIIHAAKRAQAHDFIMELPDGYNTMLGERGLGLSGGQKQRIAIARAICINPSILILDDATSAVDMQTEFTIQKELKEVMDNKTTFIIAHRISSIKHADEIIVLDEGRIVERGCHEELITQNGQYRRIYDIQFQDKKKIINA, from the coding sequence TTGGAGACATTTCAGAAGTTAAAGTCGTATTATTTGCCGTTTAAAAAGTATTTTATGGTTTCGATTTGTTTTTTAATTGTGGTGACTGGCATTACCGTTGTGTATCCGATTATTTTGCAGATCACCATCGATGAAGTCGTATTGCAAGGCAAGTATGATTGGATACCGTATTTGTCAATCGGATTTATCGGGGTGATGATTATTAAAGGAATTGCAACATATATTTACCAGTACACAGGTGATATGTTCGGTATCAGCTCTGTGTACTTATTGCGGAATGGGTTATACAAAAAGCTGCAGTATTTGCCTTTTTCCTATTATGATAATGCAAAAACTGGTGATCTGATGTCGAGGCTGACAGCAGATGTAGAAGGATTCCGCTTTTTCTTATCAGCAGGCTTCTCTGAGCTGATCCGTTTTATCTTGTTAATCGCAGTAAGCTTTACTGTAATGCTGAATTACTCTGTATCTTTAACGTTTGTAACTTTGGTAACGCTTCCGTTTTTAGCTGTAGTTACATACAAGTTCGATAAAGCAGTTCATCCTGCGTTTAGAGGAATCAGGAAATCCTTCGGTGTCCTCAATACAAAGGTGCAGGAAAACATCAGCGGCATTAATACAGTGAAATCACTTTCCAGAGAGGATTTTGAGGTCGGAAAGTTTAATAGAGCGAACGGTGACTATAAAGATCAATATTTATTCACTTCAAGTATTTGGTCAAAATACTTCCCATTAATGGAGTTTCTGGGAAATGCCAGCATTGTCCTGCTTATTTCTTACGGCGGATATTTAGTTATTGAAAACAAGCTGCAGCCAGGTGAACTTGTGGCATTTTACAGTCTGCTTGGGTATATTATGTGGCCAATTATGAACTTGGGATTTGTTGTTAATCAGTTTTCCCAGGCAAAGGCCTCTGGTGAAAGACTTTTAGAAATTTTGGAAAAGGACTTTATTATCGAAGATAAACAGGATGCTAAATATGCACAAAAGCTGGTTGGGGAAGTGGAATTCCGCAATGTCAGCCTTAAGTATGCAACAAAAGAAGGTTTTGCCCTACAGGACATCAGCTTTTATGCACAACCTGGCAAAACAATCGGCCTGATCGGCGGAACAGGCTCCGGCAAAACAAGCATTACCCAGCTGCTGACAAGATTTTATGAAGCAACAGAAGGCGTTGTTCTTGTTGACGGGCATCATGTGGAAGAGTATGAGATTGAGTCGCTTCGGGGCAATATCGGATTAGTGTCACAAGAATCGTTTTTATTCTCCTCTTCTATTAAGAGCAATATTGCATATGGCAAACCGGAAAGTACAATGGAGGAGATTATCCATGCTGCTAAACGGGCTCAAGCACATGATTTTATTATGGAGCTGCCAGACGGCTATAATACAATGCTTGGGGAGCGCGGTTTAGGACTGTCTGGAGGGCAAAAACAGCGTATCGCTATTGCGAGGGCTATTTGTATTAACCCTAGTATTCTTATTTTAGATGATGCAACAAGCGCAGTTGATATGCAGACGGAATTTACTATTCAGAAGGAACTGAAAGAAGTAATGGACAATAAAACGACCTTTATTATTGCCCATCGGATTTCGTCTATTAAGCATGCTGATGAAATAATCGTGCTTGATGAAGGGCGGATTGTAGAAAGGGGCTGTCATGAGGAGCTAATTACCCAAAATGGGCAGTATCGAAGAATATATGATATTCAATTCCAAGATAAAAAAAAGATAATAAATGCTTAG